A stretch of Macadamia integrifolia cultivar HAES 741 chromosome 7, SCU_Mint_v3, whole genome shotgun sequence DNA encodes these proteins:
- the LOC122084717 gene encoding pentatricopeptide repeat-containing protein At4g13650-like has product MQKIFFPFLKYNFHSDNSEADLGLTGISKAYSRCRGYMKQCRHILKVLFILKETTRAFSFRNPFLHGKPASKPRFLCSMVVPRPQPKGTHITNPFVLISILRNSASSGSFQVAKMVHAYIVRTGFKSDLLVFNNLLHVYCRDGLMLEALKLFYKMPERDVVSWNTMISGLVSLGFFNEGFSFYREMRRVGIVPSQSSFASVLVALTEMGSLVNCRQIHGECFKYGFSSNLLVGNALLTAYVKCGDIKGTRDMFNGMKNFDEASCEILVRGYLQLGSFSEAFDLFRSSHLIGIPLSCFSLTSLISFCESELIDHEMQIHGYIVKVGLDSDVSVVNSLIAMYARSYLLEEATCLFEGLSLRDIVTWNSLIAGYALNGEGDVGMGLVGSLLYTGMRINESTFSSFLSSSKTLTVLESAKKAHVLILKLSESIDQVIINIILTMYCRCKSLSYASKVFEVMERDMISFNLLIGLFRDLGQHGEAIRLFWQCQLEGYNMDELMYSSLISSCSKLAALEIGEQIHSCVIKTGFEKVLLLRNSLLEMYSQCGKLKSMEKIFSEIDGPDIFTWNTMVMGYACFGCFDQAIKIWEKMIELSIELNEFSYCTMLDICGYLETSVTGEHIQAQIQKSGLFSDTSLMNSLLSMYTSCGMMDKASKIFKEIPWTDSVSWNAIVCGYAQNGFIEEFLTFYMLMNENGFRPNHMTFASISKSCATCTDLNLGLQFHAQVIIRGFESYILVSNSFINLYAKCGDINDSSRIFQNTINYRDVITWNSMICGYAYHGCGREALDTLLDMKTSGEKPNAVTFIGVLSACSHAGLVTEAEAIFKSMYSDHGIVPCEEHYACMVDILCRGGNLREAKDLIENMPFRPCLLIWRTLLSACRNNGDIQLGKEVADNIMQLEPLDSSSYILLSNIYASVQKMEEKAEMRRRMNDRRVKKEIGYSWIWS; this is encoded by the coding sequence ATGCAGaaaatctttttcccttttttaaaatACAATTTCCATTCGGATAATTCTGAAGCAGATCTAGGCCTCACTGGGATTTCAAAGGCATATAGCCGTTGCAGGGGATATATGAAACAGTGTCGCCACATTTTGAAAGTTTTGTTTATTCTGAAGGAAACCACACGAGCTTTCTCTTTTAGAAATCCGTTTCTCCACGGAAAACCTGCAAGCAAACCCCGTTTTCTGTGTTCCATGGTCGTCCCAAGACCCCAACCAAAGGGTACCCATATCACCAACCCCTTCGTCCTCATCTCAATTCTGCGAAATTCTGCTAGTTCTGGATCCTTTCAGGTTGCGAAGATGGTTCATGCGTATATTGTGCGAACTGGGTTCAAATCAGATTTGTTGGTTTTCAACAATCTGCTTCATGTTTATTGCAGAGATGGTCTTATGTTGGAAGCACTGAAATTGTTCTACAAAATGCCTGAAAGAGATGTTGTCTCTTGGAATACCATGATTTCTGGACTTGTTAGTTTGGGTTTTTTTAATGAAGGGTTTTCGTTTTACCGTGAGATGAGAAGGGTTGGAATCGTTCCTAGTCAGTCGAGTTTTGCTTCTGTTCTGGTTGCTTTGACTGAGATGGGTAGTCTGGTTAATTGCAGACAAATACATGGAGAGTGTTTCAAATATGGGTTCTCATCTAATCTCCTTGTGGGAAATGCTCTTTTGACAGCTTATGTTAAGTGTGGTGACATCAAGGGAACAAGAGACATGTTTAATGGAATGAAAAATTTTGATGAAGCTTCATGTGAAATCTTAGTTAGAGGTTATCTTCAACTAGGTAGCTTCAGTGAAGCATTTGATCTATTCAGAAGTTCTCATTTAATAGGAATACCCCTTAGTTGTTTTTCACTTACTAGCCTTATAAGCTTCTGTGAAAGTGAACTTATTGATCATGAAATGCAAATTCATGGGTACATTGTTAAGGTCGGGTTGGACTCCGATGTTTCTGTAGTGAATTCTCTTATTGCAATGTATGCAAGATCATACCTCTTAGAGGAAGCTACATGTTTGTTTGAGGGGCTAAGCTTGCGCGATATTGTTACATGGAACTCCCTTATTGCAGGTTATGCATTGAATGGTGAAGGAGACGTTGGGATGGGTCTTGTTGGAAGCCTTTTATATACTGGAATGAGGATCAATGAATCTACTTtctcaagttttctttcatcttctaAGACATTAACTGTTCTTGAAAGTGCAAAGAAGGCACACGTTCTAATACTGAAGTTGAGTGAATCTATAGATCAAGTAATCATTAATATAATACTTACTATGTACTGTAGATGTAAGAGTTTAAGTTATGCTAGTAAAGTATTTGAAGTGATGGAGAGGGATATGATATCATTTAATCTTCTAATCGGATTATTCCGAGATCTTGGTCAGCATGGAGAAGCCATTAGACTTTTCTGGCAGTGTCAGTTAGAGGGATATAACATGGATGAACTAATGTATTCGAGTCTCATTTCTAGCTGCTCAAAGTTGGCTGCTTTAGAGATTGGAGAACAGATTCATAGTTGTGTCATCAAAACTGGTTTTGAGAAGGTCTTGCTCCTTAGAAACTCCCTCCTAGAGATGTATTCACAATGTGGCAAGTTAAAGAGCATGGAAAAAATATTCAGTGAAATTGATGGACCAGATATCTTCACGTGGAATACAATGGTTATGGGATATGCCTGTTTTGGGTGTTTTGACCAAGCAATCAAAATTTGGGAAAAGATGATAGAGTTGAGTATAGAGTTAAATGAATTCTCTTATTGCACAATGCTAGATATATGTGGCTACCTTGAGACTTCAGTGACTGGAGAGCATATCCAAGCTCAGATCCAAAAGTCGGGCCTTTTTTCTGATACAAGCTTGATGAATTCCTTACTGTCCATGTATACTAGTTGCGGAATGATGGATAAAGCATCCAAAATCTTCAAAGAGATCCCTTGGACTGACTCTGTTTCATGGAATGCTATTGTTTGTGGTTATGCACAGAATGGCTTCATTGAAGAGTTCCTCACATTTTACATGTTAATGAATGAGAATGGCTTTAGACCTAACCACATGACATTTGCAAGTATTTCCAAGTCCTGTGCCACATGCACAGACCTGAATCTTGGGTTGCAATTTCATGCCCAAGTCATCATCAGAGGATTTGAATCATATATTTTGGTCTCTAATTCATTTATCAACCTGTATGCAAAGTGTGGAGACATCAATGATTCATCCAGGATTTTCCAGAATACCATAAACTATAGAGATGTGATCACATGGAACTCCATGATTTGTGGTTATGCATATCATGGTTGTGGAAGAGAAGCACTGGATACGTTATTAGACATGAAAACCTCAGGTGAAAAACCGAATGCTGTAACCTTTATTGGTGTTCTTTCTGCATGTAGTCATGCTGGCCTTGTGACAGAGGCAGAGGCCATATTCAAATCTATGTACAGCGACCATGGCATTGTCCCATGTGAGGAGCATTATGCATGTATGGTTGACATTTTATGCCGGGGTGGGAACTTGAGAGAGGCTAAAGATTTGATCGAAAACATGCCATTCAGACCTTGCTTATTAATTTGGCGGACATTGCTCAGCGCTTGTAGGAATAATGGAGATATTCAGCTTGGGAAGGAAGTTGCAGATAACATAATGCAGTTGGAACCACTTGATTCATCTTCTTATATTCTCCTTTCCAACATCTATGCTTCAGTACagaagatggaggaaaaggcagAGATGAGGAGGAGAATGAATGATAGGAGAGTGAAGAAAGAAATTGGGTATAGTTGGATTTGGAGTTGA
- the LOC122083231 gene encoding uncharacterized protein LOC122083231 isoform X1, with translation MPLTRLVTEAFGVVTISLVFILVLFGVLCILYSVYFQSWIRGQGFAQLRYFNGPWIIRITLICFAIWWGFGEIVRLSFLRQGRVLHFLTLKWQEIACKFYILSNLGFSEPCLLLTLMFLLRASLQRRESGTLSQQWNGKTASYVLLYCVPLFVLQLIIILIGLGFNSENFVHKIPHSFVTTVVHHDDIALCTYPLLSTIVLGLFVVLVTVYLLSLGRRMVYLVINKGLRRRVYWLIFSVSSVLPLRVLLLGLSVLSRPEDVLFEALVFLAFLLLLSCAGLGIAMLVYCPVADSLALKVMRDLEARGRSDYNNETDLIASQSLLETSSATSGGRNSDASTKRGSISFRTMVKDDASTEVFEELCLFSPDSHRLVSPPGSPPLPGWPMLPLKQVSER, from the coding sequence ATGCCCCTGACCAGACTCGTCACCGAGGCATTCGGTGTGGTGACAATCTCTCTAGTATTTATATTGGTACTTTTTGGTGTCCTCTGCATACTTTACTCAGTTTACTTCCAATCTTGGATCAGAGGACAAGGCTTTGCTCAACTTCGATATTTTAATGGACCGTGGATAATCCGAATCACGCTAATCTGTTTTGCAATTTGGTGGGGTTTTGGTGAGATTGTTCGGTTGAGTTTCTTGAGACAGGGAAGAGTGTTGCATTTCCTTACCTTAAAATGGCAGGAGATTGCCTGCAAATTCTACATCCTCTCAAATCTTGGGTTTTCAGAACCATGCTTGCTCCTAACCCTTATGTTTCTACTTCGTGCCTCCTTGCAGAGGAGGGAGTCAGGAACTTTAAGCCAGCAATGGAATGGAAAGACAGCTAGTTATGTTCTTCTATATTGTGTTCCTCTATTTGTCCTTCAGCTCATTATCATATTGATTGGGCTTGGGTTCAACAGTGAAAACTTTGTGCATAAGATACCCCATTCATTTGTAACAACAGTTGTGCACCATGATGACATTGCCCTTTGCACATACCCTTTGCTGAGTACAATTGTCCTTGGGCTTTTTGTCGTTCTAGTAACTGTCTATTTGTTGTCTCTTGGAAGGCGTATGGTGTATTTGGTTATCAACAAGGGATTGCGCAGGAGGGTTTATTGGTTGATCTTCTCTGTTTCCAGTGTCCTCCCATTAAGGGTTCTTTTGCTTGGTTTATCTGTTCTATCACGGCCAGAGGATGTTTTGTTTGAAGCTCTAGTCTTTCTagcttttctccttcttttatcTTGTGCCGGGCTGGGTATCGCCATGCTTGTCTACTGCCCAGTTGCCGATTCCTTGGCCTTGAAGGTCATGAGAGATTTGGAAGCCAGAGGAAGGTCAGATTACAACAATGAAACTGATCTTATTGCTAGCCAGAGCCTTCTTGAAACTAGTTCAGCTACTAGTGGTGGGAGAAACTCAGATGCTTCAACAAAGCGTGGGTCAATCTCCTTCAGGACTATGGTGAAGGACGATGCTTCAACAGAGGTTTTTGAGGAATTGTGCCTCTTCTCTCCTGATTCACATCGGCTTGTGTCCCCACCTGGGTCTCCACCACTTCCTGGCTGGCCCATGCTCCCCCTTAAACAAGTTTCTGAACGATAG
- the LOC122083231 gene encoding uncharacterized protein LOC122083231 isoform X2 has translation MFLLRASLQRRESGTLSQQWNGKTASYVLLYCVPLFVLQLIIILIGLGFNSENFVHKIPHSFVTTVVHHDDIALCTYPLLSTIVLGLFVVLVTVYLLSLGRRMVYLVINKGLRRRVYWLIFSVSSVLPLRVLLLGLSVLSRPEDVLFEALVFLAFLLLLSCAGLGIAMLVYCPVADSLALKVMRDLEARGRSDYNNETDLIASQSLLETSSATSGGRNSDASTKRGSISFRTMVKDDASTEVFEELCLFSPDSHRLVSPPGSPPLPGWPMLPLKQVSER, from the coding sequence ATGTTTCTACTTCGTGCCTCCTTGCAGAGGAGGGAGTCAGGAACTTTAAGCCAGCAATGGAATGGAAAGACAGCTAGTTATGTTCTTCTATATTGTGTTCCTCTATTTGTCCTTCAGCTCATTATCATATTGATTGGGCTTGGGTTCAACAGTGAAAACTTTGTGCATAAGATACCCCATTCATTTGTAACAACAGTTGTGCACCATGATGACATTGCCCTTTGCACATACCCTTTGCTGAGTACAATTGTCCTTGGGCTTTTTGTCGTTCTAGTAACTGTCTATTTGTTGTCTCTTGGAAGGCGTATGGTGTATTTGGTTATCAACAAGGGATTGCGCAGGAGGGTTTATTGGTTGATCTTCTCTGTTTCCAGTGTCCTCCCATTAAGGGTTCTTTTGCTTGGTTTATCTGTTCTATCACGGCCAGAGGATGTTTTGTTTGAAGCTCTAGTCTTTCTagcttttctccttcttttatcTTGTGCCGGGCTGGGTATCGCCATGCTTGTCTACTGCCCAGTTGCCGATTCCTTGGCCTTGAAGGTCATGAGAGATTTGGAAGCCAGAGGAAGGTCAGATTACAACAATGAAACTGATCTTATTGCTAGCCAGAGCCTTCTTGAAACTAGTTCAGCTACTAGTGGTGGGAGAAACTCAGATGCTTCAACAAAGCGTGGGTCAATCTCCTTCAGGACTATGGTGAAGGACGATGCTTCAACAGAGGTTTTTGAGGAATTGTGCCTCTTCTCTCCTGATTCACATCGGCTTGTGTCCCCACCTGGGTCTCCACCACTTCCTGGCTGGCCCATGCTCCCCCTTAAACAAGTTTCTGAACGATAG